A window of the Sphaerobacter thermophilus DSM 20745 genome harbors these coding sequences:
- the ruvB gene encoding Holliday junction branch migration DNA helicase RuvB codes for MSTRVVSGKIRDEDEPLEASLRPRRLAEYIGQEKVKEGLLISIQAAQARGECLDHLLLYGPPGLGKTTLASIVAAEMGVNLRITSGPAIERAGDLVSILTNLKPGDVLFIDEIHRLNRVVEEVLYPAMEDFAVDIVLGKGPAARSMRLNLPPFTLVGATTRLALLTSPLRDRFGSTYRLEFYSLEAMQKIVTRAARILGVAIDEDGAREIAARARGTPRIANRLLRRVRDYAQVRADGVITADVARAALEMLEVDHLGLDDVDRVILRTIVEKFDGGPVGVETLAAATSEEADTIEDVYEPYLIQLGFLQRTPRGRVATRRAYEHLDLPYVERPESPQQASLFDPDAS; via the coding sequence ATGAGCACGCGCGTGGTGTCGGGAAAGATCCGAGACGAGGACGAACCCCTGGAAGCGAGCCTGCGCCCGCGGCGGCTGGCGGAGTACATCGGGCAGGAGAAGGTCAAGGAAGGCCTCCTGATCTCGATCCAGGCCGCGCAGGCCCGGGGTGAGTGCCTCGATCACCTGCTGCTCTACGGCCCGCCAGGGCTGGGCAAGACCACGCTGGCGTCGATTGTCGCGGCAGAGATGGGCGTGAACCTGCGGATCACTTCCGGTCCGGCGATCGAGCGCGCGGGCGACCTCGTGTCGATCCTGACGAACCTCAAGCCCGGCGATGTCCTCTTCATCGACGAGATCCACCGGCTCAACCGGGTAGTGGAGGAGGTCCTCTACCCGGCGATGGAGGACTTCGCGGTCGACATCGTGCTCGGGAAGGGGCCGGCCGCCCGCTCGATGCGGCTCAACCTGCCGCCCTTCACGCTGGTCGGCGCGACGACCCGGCTGGCGCTGCTCACCTCGCCGCTGCGCGACCGCTTCGGGTCCACCTATCGCCTCGAGTTCTACAGCCTTGAGGCGATGCAGAAGATCGTGACGCGCGCGGCGCGCATCCTCGGCGTCGCGATCGATGAGGACGGCGCCCGGGAGATCGCGGCGCGAGCGCGCGGAACGCCGCGCATCGCCAACCGGCTGCTGCGGCGAGTGCGCGACTACGCGCAGGTGCGGGCGGACGGTGTCATTACCGCCGACGTGGCCCGGGCAGCACTGGAGATGCTGGAGGTTGACCATCTCGGGCTGGACGACGTGGACCGGGTCATCCTCCGGACTATCGTTGAGAAGTTCGATGGCGGACCGGTCGGCGTCGAGACGCTGGCTGCGGCGACGAGTGAGGAGGCCGACACGATCGAGGATGTGTACGAGCCGTACCTGATCCAGCTCGGGTTTCTCCAGCGCACGCCGCGCGGTCGGGTTGCCACACGTCGTGCCTATGAGCACCTGGATCTCCCATACGTCGAGCGGCCCGAGAGCCCGCAGCAGGCCTCTCTCTTTGACCCTGATGCCTCCTAG
- a CDS encoding Trm112 family protein: MESSGAKPISDDLLEILACPLCKTAVRLEGDRLVCDTCGRRYRIEDGIPIMLIDEAELPEGGPKA, from the coding sequence GTGGAGTCGAGCGGAGCGAAGCCGATCAGCGATGACCTGCTGGAGATCCTGGCCTGTCCGCTGTGCAAGACGGCGGTGCGCCTCGAAGGGGATCGCCTGGTCTGCGACACGTGCGGGCGGCGCTACCGCATCGAGGACGGCATTCCCATCATGCTGATCGACGAGGCTGAGCTGCCGGAGGGCGGTCCGAAGGCGTAG
- a CDS encoding glycosyltransferase family 4 protein, whose protein sequence is MADSALRLAWFTPLRPVESGISQYSEDLLPVLARAWQIDVYVDGYRPTHLRESDTLRVRMAREFRAAHRLRPYDVVVYQMGNNPYHAYMYDLAREVPGVLVLHDTVLHHLRVGMLLRGRGAPRYRAEMERRYGRAGWEAATRVLRGQMPSALFQFPLSEELIEASRVVAVHSEYSRAQVLSWCPDAQVLRIPMGVPLPPEIPREEARRRLSLPEDQFVVGSVTFINPYKRLDVVMQAVRRLREFVPARLVLAGNVSHMVPLERLIGMFGLEQAADHLGYVDDATARLVVAASDVCVNLRWPTAGETSASLLRTMGAGRPVLVTDGGSFAEIPDGAVVKVPPDVLEQETVFALLRALAEQPELRERVGRLARDFVAREHSLAAAARGYAAAIEAAIGRPVPVPPGGTEPEQIDLPATEPPTRTDPLAGAVAQALVDLGIGADTRLVASVARSMAEIGLAPGKMGSTGTEPVGGKEGRRGVERSEADQR, encoded by the coding sequence ATGGCTGATTCCGCGCTGCGGCTCGCCTGGTTCACCCCGCTCCGACCGGTCGAGTCGGGCATTTCGCAGTACAGCGAAGACCTGCTGCCGGTGCTGGCGCGCGCCTGGCAGATCGACGTGTACGTCGACGGCTACCGCCCGACGCACCTCCGGGAGTCGGACACCCTGCGGGTCCGGATGGCGCGCGAATTCCGCGCGGCGCACCGGTTGCGGCCGTATGACGTCGTCGTCTACCAGATGGGGAACAACCCCTACCACGCCTACATGTACGACCTCGCGCGCGAGGTCCCGGGGGTGCTGGTCCTGCACGACACCGTGCTCCACCACCTGCGGGTCGGGATGCTCTTGCGCGGCCGCGGCGCGCCGCGCTACCGGGCGGAGATGGAACGGCGTTACGGCCGGGCCGGGTGGGAAGCGGCCACGCGGGTGCTGCGGGGACAGATGCCCTCGGCGCTGTTCCAGTTCCCGCTGTCGGAGGAGTTGATCGAGGCCTCGCGGGTCGTCGCGGTGCACAGCGAGTACAGCCGGGCGCAGGTGCTTAGTTGGTGCCCGGACGCGCAGGTGCTGCGCATTCCGATGGGGGTGCCGCTCCCGCCGGAGATCCCGCGCGAGGAGGCACGGCGGCGACTGTCGCTACCGGAGGACCAGTTTGTCGTCGGATCGGTGACCTTCATCAACCCATACAAGCGGCTCGATGTTGTGATGCAGGCCGTCCGGCGCCTGCGGGAGTTCGTCCCGGCTCGGCTGGTGTTGGCGGGGAACGTGTCGCACATGGTGCCGCTGGAGCGGCTGATCGGCATGTTCGGACTGGAGCAGGCGGCAGATCACCTTGGCTACGTGGACGACGCCACGGCTCGGCTGGTGGTCGCCGCGTCGGATGTGTGCGTGAACCTCCGCTGGCCGACCGCCGGCGAAACCTCGGCCAGCCTGCTGCGCACGATGGGCGCCGGCCGGCCGGTGCTGGTGACCGACGGAGGGTCGTTCGCCGAGATCCCCGATGGCGCGGTGGTCAAAGTGCCGCCGGACGTGCTGGAGCAGGAGACGGTCTTCGCGCTGCTGCGGGCGCTGGCTGAGCAGCCGGAGCTGCGGGAGCGGGTGGGGCGTCTTGCGCGGGACTTCGTGGCCCGAGAGCACAGCCTGGCGGCTGCGGCGCGCGGGTATGCGGCCGCGATCGAAGCGGCGATCGGCCGGCCGGTGCCGGTCCCGCCTGGGGGCACGGAACCGGAGCAGATCGACCTGCCCGCAACCGAGCCGCCGACCAGGACCGATCCCCTGGCGGGCGCGGTGGCGCAAGCGCTGGTAGACCTGGGGATCGGGGCGGATACCCGCCTCGTCGCCTCGGTGGCCAGGTCGATGGCGGAGATCGGGCTGGCCCCTGGTAAGATGGGTTCGACGGGGACGGAGCCGGTGGGCGGAAAGGAAGGGCGCCGTGGAGTCGAGCGGAGCGAAGCCGATCAGCGATGA
- a CDS encoding glycosyltransferase family 4 protein encodes MNVIICATQVPFVRGGAEVLVDGLREALVAAGHRVDVVALPFKWYPKEEILKSALAWRLLDLTEANGMPVDAVICTKFPTWAVRHPRKIAWVVHQHRQAYDWFGTPLSDFTNSAEDVALRRRIAEIDRRGLGECVARFAISGNVAARLKRSIGLEAEPLHVPIRLEGLEPVAYGDYILSVSRLDRAKRVELLLEAMAEAGGDFRAVIAGDGPEAGSLRERAASLGLSGRVTFTGRVSDSELVRLYNEARAVFYSPVDEDFGLAAVEALTAGKPVVTVADAGGVLEFVEDGVTGLVSANAEPCSTAPILSRLMADEALARRLGAAGQERVAGLRWDRVVARLLGHG; translated from the coding sequence ATGAATGTGATCATCTGTGCCACGCAGGTGCCGTTCGTCCGGGGCGGGGCGGAGGTGCTGGTCGACGGGCTTCGCGAGGCGCTGGTCGCGGCCGGGCATCGGGTGGACGTTGTGGCGCTTCCCTTCAAGTGGTATCCCAAGGAGGAGATCCTCAAGTCGGCACTGGCCTGGCGGCTGCTCGACTTGACCGAGGCCAACGGCATGCCGGTGGACGCGGTGATCTGCACCAAGTTCCCGACCTGGGCCGTGCGGCACCCGCGCAAGATCGCCTGGGTTGTTCACCAGCACCGGCAGGCGTACGACTGGTTCGGCACGCCGCTGAGCGATTTCACGAACAGCGCCGAGGATGTCGCTCTGCGGCGTCGGATCGCCGAGATCGATCGCCGGGGGCTGGGGGAGTGCGTGGCCCGCTTCGCGATTTCGGGGAACGTCGCTGCACGCCTGAAGCGCTCGATCGGGCTTGAGGCTGAGCCGTTGCACGTGCCGATTCGCCTTGAGGGCCTGGAACCGGTCGCGTACGGCGACTACATCCTCAGCGTCTCGCGGCTGGACCGGGCCAAGCGGGTCGAGCTGCTGCTGGAGGCGATGGCGGAGGCTGGTGGGGACTTCCGCGCCGTGATCGCCGGGGATGGTCCGGAGGCCGGCTCGCTCCGGGAACGAGCCGCCAGCCTCGGGTTAAGCGGGCGGGTCACGTTCACCGGGCGCGTGAGCGATTCCGAGCTGGTCCGACTGTACAACGAGGCGCGGGCCGTGTTCTACAGCCCGGTGGATGAGGATTTCGGTCTGGCGGCGGTTGAGGCGCTGACGGCCGGCAAGCCGGTGGTGACGGTGGCGGACGCGGGCGGCGTGCTGGAGTTCGTCGAGGACGGCGTGACCGGCCTGGTGAGTGCGAACGCCGAACCCTGCTCCACCGCGCCTATCCTATCCCGGCTGATGGCGGACGAGGCGCTGGCTCGGCGGCTCGGCGCGGCGGGCCAGGAGCGGGTGGCCGGGCTCCGCTGGGACCGCGTCGTGGCGAGGCTCCTGGGACATGGCTGA
- a CDS encoding glycosyltransferase family 4 protein: MRLLHVIQRYYPFQGGSERYFQAFSERFAADCAEVQVVTTDAWDLEYFWDPTKRRVEEVQGCHAGVRIRRLRLRHLPAPRLTHRAIRRLMAESARWRFRGQVRLLQAAGRFGPWLPPVSEWLPDPSWRPDVVHSANIAFESMIAGAERLARTVDAPHLVTPFLHLGEGPSSRVRRYYTMPHQMALLCRADGVMSLTTIEADYLIARGVAPDRVHVVGAGLDVPAVTGGDAARARQRLGIDGPMVLALGAAAFDKGSFHLAEAAGALDRAGWPVSVVFAGPVMSEFERFVAGLPAAARRNLHVLGFVSDEDKRDLLAAADVVALPSRTESFGIVFLEAWANGKPVIGARAGAIPAVVDHERDGLLVPFGDVAALADAIRSLTADPALAARLAAAGRNKVVDEAAWYQRIRGVYAQVLGTPADPVAAVSGEGR; this comes from the coding sequence ATGCGTCTCCTGCATGTGATCCAACGCTACTACCCATTCCAGGGCGGTTCCGAGCGATACTTCCAGGCCTTCTCGGAGCGCTTCGCCGCAGACTGTGCCGAGGTCCAGGTCGTGACGACCGATGCCTGGGACCTCGAGTACTTCTGGGATCCTACCAAGCGGCGTGTCGAGGAGGTGCAGGGTTGTCACGCAGGCGTGCGCATTCGGCGCCTGCGCTTGCGGCACCTCCCGGCTCCGCGACTCACGCACCGCGCGATCCGCCGGCTGATGGCCGAGTCGGCGCGCTGGCGGTTCCGGGGACAGGTGCGGCTCCTGCAGGCGGCGGGGCGATTCGGACCGTGGCTGCCGCCGGTTTCGGAGTGGCTGCCCGATCCCTCGTGGCGACCGGACGTGGTGCACTCGGCGAACATCGCCTTTGAGTCGATGATTGCGGGCGCCGAGCGGCTGGCGCGAACGGTGGATGCGCCGCACCTGGTGACGCCGTTCCTGCACCTGGGGGAGGGGCCCTCGTCACGGGTCAGGCGTTACTACACGATGCCGCACCAGATGGCACTGCTGTGCCGGGCGGACGGCGTGATGTCGCTGACCACGATCGAGGCCGACTATCTCATCGCCCGCGGCGTTGCGCCGGACCGCGTCCACGTCGTGGGCGCGGGGCTGGACGTGCCGGCGGTCACCGGAGGGGATGCGGCCCGGGCGCGGCAGAGGCTCGGGATCGACGGCCCGATGGTGCTGGCGCTGGGGGCCGCGGCGTTCGACAAGGGGTCGTTTCACCTGGCGGAGGCTGCAGGAGCGCTGGATCGCGCGGGCTGGCCTGTGTCCGTTGTCTTTGCCGGTCCGGTCATGAGCGAGTTCGAGCGCTTCGTCGCGGGCCTGCCCGCTGCGGCGCGCCGCAACTTGCACGTGCTGGGGTTCGTCTCTGATGAGGACAAGCGCGACCTGCTGGCTGCGGCGGACGTGGTGGCGCTGCCGTCCCGGACCGAGTCCTTCGGGATCGTGTTCCTGGAGGCGTGGGCCAATGGCAAGCCGGTGATCGGCGCGCGGGCTGGGGCGATCCCGGCAGTGGTGGACCACGAGCGGGATGGCCTGCTGGTACCCTTCGGAGATGTGGCCGCGCTGGCGGACGCGATTCGGTCCTTGACCGCCGACCCGGCGCTGGCGGCGCGGCTCGCCGCGGCGGGTCGGAACAAAGTGGTGGACGAAGCCGCGTGGTACCAGCGCATCCGGGGAGTGTACGCGCAGGTGCTGGGCACGCCGGCCGATCCGGTTGCGGCCGTGAGCGGGGAGGGGAGATGA
- a CDS encoding tetratricopeptide repeat protein, protein MTSRTRNRGRRPVDDRGERAPSRRHSRLFVALAVTISAVLVITLIEVVVLDLFTSRGSDANDFLQPQIAVTPGAQEAEMRARLQENPDDVNAMLVLADLLANTGRASEAVQWYEKAVQARPDDVGLRVAFGRTLMQGGYRLDAEIQFKKAIELAPTNPEPIFLLGQLYQESDPPRESEARAQYERVIEVAPDSVYAERAQEQLDALDRAS, encoded by the coding sequence ATGACCTCACGGACGCGTAATCGAGGCCGACGTCCAGTCGACGATCGGGGGGAGCGTGCGCCAAGCCGCCGCCACTCTCGGCTCTTTGTTGCCCTCGCGGTCACAATCAGCGCCGTGCTGGTCATCACCCTCATCGAGGTGGTGGTGCTCGACCTGTTCACCTCGCGCGGCTCCGACGCCAATGATTTTCTCCAGCCGCAGATCGCGGTCACGCCCGGAGCGCAGGAAGCGGAGATGCGGGCTCGCCTCCAGGAGAACCCCGACGACGTGAACGCCATGCTCGTCCTGGCGGACTTGCTGGCCAACACCGGCCGGGCGTCCGAGGCGGTCCAGTGGTACGAGAAGGCGGTGCAGGCCCGGCCGGACGACGTGGGGCTACGGGTCGCCTTCGGGCGGACGCTCATGCAAGGAGGATATCGCCTCGACGCGGAGATCCAGTTCAAGAAGGCGATTGAGCTCGCGCCGACGAACCCGGAGCCGATCTTCCTCCTTGGCCAGCTCTATCAGGAGAGTGACCCGCCGCGAGAGAGCGAGGCTCGCGCGCAGTATGAGCGCGTCATCGAGGTGGCGCCCGATTCGGTCTATGCGGAGCGGGCGCAGGAGCAGCTCGATGCCCTCGACCGGGCGTCGTAG
- a CDS encoding phosphotransferase family protein, with protein MEHVVPGAELCSVEALPGGVSARVTVVGVRYPDGQSQRLVVKEYGAGDLHRNPDVAAHEFRVLQVVRSAGVPAPEPYYLDQTGALLGTPLIVIDYVDGQTGLASADLDRALPPLAETLARIHSVDVAAADLSFLPSQERTVAEMLARRPATLDDSLDEPRIRDVLEAVWPLPQRNQPVLLHGDYWPGNTLWRDDRLVAVIDWEDVAPGDPLADLGNARLEILWAYGSSAMHAFTRRYRALMPHVDVSCLPYWDLIAALRPAGKLSQWGLDPQTEQTMRARHKRFVDQALQALGRC; from the coding sequence GTGGAGCACGTCGTTCCGGGAGCCGAGCTGTGCAGCGTGGAGGCGTTACCGGGCGGTGTCTCCGCGCGGGTGACCGTAGTCGGGGTGCGCTATCCGGACGGACAGTCCCAGCGCCTGGTCGTGAAGGAGTACGGTGCTGGGGATCTCCACCGTAACCCGGATGTGGCAGCCCACGAGTTCCGCGTGCTCCAGGTCGTGCGATCGGCAGGGGTACCCGCTCCCGAACCCTACTACCTTGACCAGACCGGCGCACTGCTCGGAACGCCGCTCATCGTCATCGACTACGTCGACGGGCAGACCGGGCTGGCATCGGCTGATCTGGATCGTGCCCTCCCACCACTGGCTGAGACGCTTGCCAGGATCCACTCGGTGGACGTCGCGGCGGCCGATCTCTCCTTCCTGCCCAGCCAGGAGCGCACCGTCGCGGAAATGCTCGCCCGACGGCCTGCCACGCTCGATGACTCACTGGACGAGCCCCGGATCCGTGACGTGCTGGAAGCCGTCTGGCCGCTGCCCCAGCGGAATCAGCCGGTGCTTCTGCACGGGGACTACTGGCCCGGCAACACCTTGTGGCGCGATGATCGGCTCGTGGCCGTGATCGACTGGGAGGATGTCGCGCCGGGTGATCCGCTGGCGGACCTCGGCAATGCGCGGCTGGAGATCCTGTGGGCGTACGGCTCCAGCGCCATGCACGCCTTCACCCGGCGATACCGGGCATTAATGCCCCACGTCGACGTGTCCTGCTTACCTTACTGGGATCTGATCGCGGCCCTCCGCCCTGCGGGCAAGCTCTCGCAATGGGGCCTGGACCCGCAGACCGAGCAGACCATGCGGGCGCGACACAAGCGCTTCGTGGACCAGGCGCTTCAGGCGCTCGGCCGGTGCTGA